The nucleotide sequence AAAGAGAGACATCGCAAAAGTAGGTTTTCAGCGCATCCCAGTTTTTCCTCTTCTTATGGTAAAAACTAATTGTGCCAGTTATTtgaaatggtttgtttttgtttcccagGGCCACTTGAAGAAGGTGACAGAGCAGTACCCAGATGATGTGGAGGCGTGGATTGAGCTGGCTCAGATCTTGGAGCAGACCGACATCCAGGGCGCGTTGTCGGCTTACGGCACGGCCACTCGCATCCTCCAGGAGAAGGTGCAGGCCGACGTTCCCCCTGAAATCCTTAACAACCTTGGGGCCCTACACTTCAGACTGGGCAACCTTGGGGAGGCAAAGGTAGAAAATCGCTCATGCTACATTAACTTTACAAAAGATGGATTTATATCAGATTTGTCTTTCCAACCAGGTGTCCAGAActcttatttttctgtttccccCCTCCCgacagaaatattttcttgcATCCCTGGACCGAGCGAAAGCTGAGGGAGAGCATGACGAGCATTACTACAATGCTATTTCCGTTACCACGTCCTACAACCTGGCCCGTTTGTACGAGGCCATGTGTGAATTTCACGAAGCCGAGAAACTCTATAAAAACATCCTCAGAGAGCATCCTAACTACGTGGACTGTAAGAATGTAAcatcatttaataaatataatgcAACATACGACAATGGCAGGGGTCTTTCAAAcaacattttgttcatttatcATCCTGCAGGTTATTTGCGTCTTGGAGCGATGGCTCGTGACAAAGGAAACTTCTACGAAGCGTCTGATTGGTTTAAAGAAGCCCTGCAGATTAATCAGGTACAACCTGCTGGTTTGTGGCTGTTGAATCCTATGACCCTGGCATGATCTGATAAAGTTTCTTGTTTGGTGCAGGATCACCCAGACGCCTGGTCGCTCATCGGAAATCTTCACATAGCCAAACAGGAGTGGGGTCCGGGTCAGAAGAAGTTTGAGCGTATCCTGAAGCAGCCGTCCACTCAGAACGACACGTACTCCATGCTGGCTCTGGGTAACGTGTGGCTGCAGACTCTGCACCAGCCCACCAGAGACAGGGAAAAGGTAGCAACAGAGTTTCTATATTTACTCAAGAAATGAAGGAATAATAAAGTGCAGAGGTGTTGCAAAGTTTTATCTTTTAACTGggaggttttattgttcttatTACACATGCTTTAATTCAgaaaatggtccaaaaaagtCATATATAGTtggaaaaaataatatttatatttaggaTGCACCAATTAATTGGCCGATTTTCCCCTGGCTAGCTGTGACTGGTGATCTGCAGGTCAAATACTAACGCATCAACCCACAGCATGCGCTTTGATGCATTCTTTTGAGGATGAAGGTTAGTGACATGCTTTGATGCATGAATGGGGATAATCTTGTATTTCTCTACTTTTATGTTGAACTTGAAACTACTGCTTCTATTACCAAACCAGCACCGTTTTTTTTCGGTTTAAGTCTTGTAGTTCTTTTAACGAAAAAGAAGCAGAATTTGGTCAAAAATTGTAATCAACAGATTGGACCTCAAAGAAATACCTTGGCACTGGCCCAGAAAAACATAATCGATGCTGCGCTATTACCCTTTTATTATGTGCTTTCAAGACATGACTGTTTTCTTTAACTGTTACAATTTACCCTGAGATTGAAGTCTCCTGCTTCTAATTGTGTCTTAACAGGGAAGTTATAATGTGTCTCGGGCTAtgttccatccattcatccattgtcttctgcttataCGGGgtcgggttgcgggggcagcagcataagcagagacacccagacttcctcTTCCCAGCCACTAGGGCCAGCTCGTCCGGgagaatcccaaggcgttcccaggccagctgattAACATAGTccgtccagcgtgtcctgggttttcctctgggcctcctcccggtggcaAGTGCtcagaacacctcaccagggaggcgtccaggaggcatcctaaccagatgcccgagccacctcaactggctcctcttgatgtggagaagcagcggctctactctgagtccctcccagatgaccgagcttctcatcGTATCTCTAAGGGACAGCCCAGAccccctacggaggaagctcatttcggccgcttgtatctgtgatctcgttctttcggtcataacccaaagctcatgaccatagatgagggtaggaacgtagatcgaccagtaaatcgagagcttcgctttctgactcagctctctcttcaccacaacagactgatacagcgcccgcatcactgctgacgcagcaccgatccgtctatcgatctcccgctccatttttccctcatttgtgaacaagaccccaagatagttgaactcctccacttgaggcaggaccttcCCCCCGACTCGGAGAAgacactctacccttttccagCTCAAGACCGTGGCCTGATTCTTATCCTTTCACACTCTGCtacaaactgctccagtgagccTAGAAATTctatccataaaagttatgaacagaatcggtgacaaaggtcAACCTTGGATGGAGTCCAACCTTCACCGGAAacgagtccgacttactgccggcaatgtggaccaagctctgacactggTCATACAGGAacctaacagcccgtatcaaagggcctggtaccccattcccagagtaccccccacaggacaCAGTtgaacgccttctccaagtccacaaagcataTGTAGACTGGTTGGACGAACacccatgcaccctccaggaccctgctgagggtgtagagctggtccattTTTCCAaggccaggacaaaaaccacactggtcTTCCTGAgtccgaggttcgactatccgaCGGACCCTCCTCCCCAGAACCCCCGAATAGACCATACCAGGATCAATATGCTGCCATTGCTTTATGAAAACATCACTGCTTATTGTTCTGATGATGTTTAATTTGAGTTCTATCCATTAATAAAGTCTAAAGTTAGAAGCAAACTTCATTTGAAGCATTCAAAGTCTTGTATAATCAGTgtattgttttttgtctttacagGAAAAGAGACATCAGGATCGGGCCTTGGCAATATACAAACAAGTCCTGCGAAATGATGCCAAAAACCTCTACGCTGCTAACGGGATCGGTAATGACAACCTTATGTTTGTGTGTTCTTTAGTTAACACTTTTATCCCGCATGTCTAAACATAAAACTGTCTCTCCAGGGGCCGTGCTCGCTCATAAAGGTTACTTCCGAGAGGCGCGTGACGTGTTTGCTCAGGTGAGAGAGGCCACAGCAGAAATCAGTGACGTCTGGCTGAATCTGGCTCACATCTACGTGGAGCAGAAGCAGTACATCAGTGCCGTGCAGATGGTAGGAGGCTGATGAACTctcacagttttgttgcttcTTTATACAAGCAAAGTTGAGTTTATCCTCCTTCCTGCTTTACAGTATGAAAACTGCTTGAAGAAATTTTACAAATATCAGAACACGGAAGTGCTGCTTTATCTTGCGAGAGCTCTCTTCAAATGTGGGAAACTCCAGGACTGCAAGCAGATGCTGCTGAAGGTAACAACAAagataaaatgcattttcttaaaCCCCAAAGCATCAGAAAATAATAAGTTATGTTTCTGATGTGTGCCCCAACAGGCTCGGCATGTGGCGCCCAGTGACACGGTGCTGATGTTCAACGTGGCTCTGGTGCTTCAAAGACTCGCCACTCTTGTGCTGAAAGATGAGAAGAGCAACTTAAAGGCTGTGCTCAGTGCTGTGAAAGAGCTTGAACTGGCTCACAGGtactttcatgtttttgtttctctccctttgaGGTTGTTCCTCAAGGGTTCATTTCACTAATTATTGAGTTTCATCTTCATacgaccctcctcctcctcgtaCAGATCTTTCAGCTACCTCAGCAAAGCTGGAGACAAGATGAGGTTTGACCTCGCTCTTGCTGCGTCTGAAGCTAGGTAAGACTGACTGTGTGAACCTGTTCTGACCTGGGGTCAGCATGAATTCTGGGTGACCCGATCTGTTATTTGCTCAGTTAGGTATATTTAGTAAAACATATTGCCTTTGAAAATCATTAAGTGAATTTAGTAAAAtcactttttaatatttcatatagGACCTGCATGCATCTTTAAGAAATCCTAAATGTAACCTGCTAGACATGCAGAAACCCTGAATACACacgttttaataaaacattcatttctgTAACCCTGATGATTTTCTTCCTAATAACCTTCCCTTACATTTATCTGAAAGCTTAAATTGAACCGCTTCGGTACCAACCAACGTCAGCAGATAGGAATAATGAGCCTTCTTATTACATGCAGGGTTCTTGTTCTGAGCTGTTaattcgtgtgtgtgtgtgttgcaatGTAACTGGGGATACTGGTGTGTTGTGGGAATCCAGGCAGTGCTCTGACCTGCTCAGTCAGGCTCAGTACCATGTGGCCAGAGCCAGAAAGCAGGATGAAGAGGAGAAGGAGCTTCGCGCCAAACAGGAACAAGAGAGGGACCTGCTGCGCCAGCAGATGTTAAAAGAACAGGTATCAGTGGAGTTAATATCTAAAAATCTCACATTGGACTAACGCCTGTGGGTTACGTTTATTGATGAGCTTGTTTCCTCTAAACATTTAGGAAGAACGGCAAAAAAGAGAAGCAGATGAGCAGAAGAAGCTCCTGGAGCAGAGAGCTTTATTTGTGGAGAAGACCAAGAACTTGCTCACGTTTGTGGAAGGACCCAAAGAATCGaccaaagaaaagaagaagggtGGAGGAGGCGGCGGAAGCCGTGTAAGTGTTTCGCACCACAGGACTCCCAACGAAACATTTGAATCTGTTGGGTTGGGGTTTTATGAACTTGTTCTTTAATCTCTGAAGCGTAAGAAAGGAGGCGATGTGGATGACTTTGTAAATGACGATTCTGATGAGGACCTTCCAgttaaaaagaagaagaggagaaagagcagcGGCAGCGAACAGGAAGATGGCGAGGaaggagagaagaagaaaaagaggaggaggaggtgggtcTGCTACATGTAGTCATATTTTTTTACTGAGGCTGAAGATAGTTGTAATAAAATTTTCCTTGTCTTCCAGACCTGCAAAAGGAGGAGACGACAGCGATGATGAGGAAGGGTCATCTAGACCCAAAAAGCAGCGTAAACCCAAAGAAGGACGCAGGAAGATTGAgaaggtctttttttttgtcttttattgtgATTATAAATCTTTTAAGACTGAAACGGTGTTGTTTCTGCTCTAGTTGCAAGAATTTTACAGGGTTTCTATACGGTCTGGAATCTGATTCCAGGATTTCCCAGGTCAGGATagaaatatggaaaaaatatttccagacttttgtctatatttattttaaatgtgtctattcacccttttttctttttcttctttaatgGAATTCCTTCTTTTCTGTCTTGCTTTCCTTCCTTAAGGAAAGTCTGCCTATTGTAGAAGCCATGAATTTATAGTAAATTTTATTTACTATTTTGAATTAAACATAAAAGATTGCCAACTCTGGAAAATGAGGGAATATTGACAAACCCATAACCCTGATGTTAAGATCTTTGTCATTTTAGCAACTGCCGGAGCGCATGCCACCATCTCTTAAAGGGAAGATCAAGTCCAAGGCTATCATCTCCTCTTCTGAATCCTCATCAGATGAGGACGGACTGAAAATAGCAGAAGACAGGTAAGTGACTAAAGCAGTGAAAGCAATACGAAGACgagtaaattaaatgtttatgaATTCATATCTCGATCCAACAGAAACCGAGACAGCGGCTCAGGATCTGAAGACGAAGGCGGTCACAGGAAGCGCATAGCGTCCGACAGTGGCTCAGACGGTGGGAGGAATCGTTCTGGCAGTGAGGCAGGCAGCCCTCGACGCTCTGTTGGGTCAGACGACGAATCTGGCAGCGACCGTCCTGTAAAGAAGAGGAGGGTGCAGcgacagtctgactctgaacAGTCGGACAACGAGAGCAAGAGGAGCCAGTCGGGATCGGACGATGAGTCGCGAGCCGCTTCCCCCGCTGCTGCATCAGACAGAGGATCTGAGCCTGGGTCAGACAACGAAGGCTTCCCACAGCACTCTGATAACGGTTCAGAACAGGAGGGGTCCAATAACGATGATAGTGATTAGGTCTTTCGGACATATTCAGTGCTGAAGAAACTTTTTGTTAAACCTGGATTCAGTTTGTGTTAGCTCATATTTGCCTTCAATGCATTATTGCtggaagctttttttttttttaagatgttttgttGAAATAGATTAGTATGGACCGCACCAACAGCTGTAAAAATTGAGAGAAGTGACACTTTAACCTGAAAATGCTCCAATGAAATTGAGCAAGTCAAAAACCTGATTCATAGAAGAGTCACTTTTCTTAAAGTACAGGTAGGAAATTGGCCAAATTTTGACCCAGTAGGTCAAAGATTGTAAAtaaaacctgcaaaatattACAATGGAATAAATCTTGAAACTACATGCTTCTCTTCATGTTCTGAGGGTTTCCACAACTGtgattgtaaagtgaaaaatTAAAGAGGCAGAATTCAACAGTCCAACTTTATTCAAGGTTGATCTGTAGTTGTACACTAAACTATCgcttattacatttaaaggcACAAGTGTACACATACAGTACATTCCTTATAATTTCATGATAAAAAAACCCTTTAAAAATATTGCAAACAGATGTAAAAGTTTCACAAGTGGTTAACAGCTGCAGCATAGTTAACTCTGTTCTAGCTGTACAAATGTCGAATCAGGACATTCAAGTATAGTCAGACACTTTAGAGGTATATCTATACGAACtgataaattaaaaaaggccACACCGATTCATTCTAGAAAAGAAAACTGtccatacatttaaaaagatcttGATTTATTCAGCTAAATGAGATAGGGTGCAAGTAAGCTTGACCATAACTTTATTCCAGATTTCCTTTCATAAAATTTAAGCTAAATAAGGCCCATACTCATCCAACTGAAGcaaatcaaaaacaaatcaaGGAGAATACATTTCACTATTGCAACAACTCATGATGTTAAGCAAAGTGCATGTAAAACAATTATAAATGCAGAGACAAATCTTGGTCTTGCTCTCTAAACAGTTTAAGGAAGTCACACTTGTAATTCTGACAAAGCGGGTCAAATACTTTCCTTAAAAATGTCTACTGAGCCCAAGATGActgaaatgcacaaaaaattGCTGCAGGCCAGCAAATACGACAAAAACTCTGTTGTACATACAGTAAGGAGATGAAGCCAGTTCGGTTTGGCAAAACGTTTTGTGAATCGAGTTGTAACAACTGCAACTAGAGGAAAGCGAAAGgaccagaagaaaaaaaaaaatacagaactcATTGCATTGTGATAACACATGGCTTTGgccttttttttctcagtaatCTTCATCCTCTGACTCTTCCTCTTCAGCCGTCTCCAGCCAGGTCAGCCATTGGTTCACCTGCATCAAGAGGGAAAATGGTGGGAATCggttaaattacaaaaaacaaaaaagctttttctAAATGGGTTCATTAGCAGTTGCAAAGTTCTGGTTTAAATTACCTGAAATAATGCTTTCCCCTTTCCAGGATACTCCTCTGTGACATCTTCTTTCCATGAGAGGAAGGCTTCTTCTTCAACTATTTCCATGTCATAAAGGTTCACAAAGTAGCGCAGCAACATGCCTGAAGCAGAACAACCAAGGGTTACAGAACAAGCCTCCATTCAACAGTATTAAAAATCacttgaaagaaaaatgaacatACCTTTAGGGAAACTCTTGGTGTTACAGTGGACCTGCAGGGCATACAGTGCACTGACTTGCAGGTTGATGTGATCATGGAGGAACTTCTGCAGGACTGGCTTGAATGACAGCAGCAGTTGCTTCTCCTCATCCAGCTGCTCCTTGCTAGGTGCTGCAAGCTGCTCCTCGTCGTCGTCTGGGTTGATCTCATAAGCAACGTACTGCAGAAGGCTGGAGAAAAAGGGAAAACCCATCAAATTAAGCATTTCTGTGATTTAACAAaaaggtataaaaaaaaaaaaggctttgtaCTTTGTAGTACCTAGTCACAAGGATGTTGACAAAGCCCTTATCAGTGTGCAGTTTGGGTGAGATGTTGTCCTTGATCCACTTATAGATGGACTGTGGTGAAGGATCCACTTTGATCTGCTTCAGCAGCTCCTTCTCCAGTTTCATCAGTGGGAACAAGAAGCTGAGACCCTTGCCCTCCAGAATCTCCAGCATCCTGTCCTTGTTCTGATCAATTTCTGCTCACACAAACAAATACTTTTGTCAGCTGAAAACCACTTCAACTGTACATGTAAACAAAAGGAGATAAGTGTTGAAGATTGCATACCAGGGAGCATCTTCTGCATGTTGAGCTTGCTCTGCTGGAACAGGTCAGCAAGCCAGTCGCGGTCCTTCAGTTTGACCATCTGCTGCAGgcagagcaggaaaagagggAAATGTGCGCCATTCTCTAGCTGATGAGCCAAGTCGTCAATGCCGACCAGCTCGGCAAGTATAGCTCGAGCAGCAAACTGTGCCAGGTAAGATTTCACCAGAGGGATTTCTTCCTCAATCTTGGGGCACTGGTCCAGAATACGCAGGAAGGCCTACGAAGAGATACAAAGGAAGTCTGTGTCAACCATTTAATATTCATCTGACCTATGCAGCACTTTGTTTATTAGGGGACACCCACAGGCAGCAGGCTTTCACGGCTGATGAGGCCCTCTGTAGAGAGAGCATGGATCAGTTTGCTTGCATTTTCCCTATCTTCATCGGACCGCTCGAGTGAGAACAAAATCATCTTGTTCAGCATCTCAGATAAAAAGTACTTGGGAGCCTTCGCCTCCTTTGCAGCGCGGACAGCTTCGTCGATGTTTTTGCCATTCAGATAGTCAGTCATCAGTGTatcctaaaacaaaacaaagacttgAGTTTTTGAATGGCGTAATATTTTAAAGGAAGTGAAGCCTAAACCATGAGGAACTTACAATCATTTTGTGCAACTCTTCTTTAGTCGGTGGAGCCTTTTTGTTGGACTTCGCTGGCTTTTCCTGGATTGGAGGAGGGTTATTTTTGAGGCCAAGCTGTTGAGgacaaagacaacaaaaatTAACATCTGCAGCTTGTAGCACTTAAAGCACCGTGGGCTTTTTATAAAGAACAAGGGGAAGTTACCTGTCCTATTGGAGAACCTGCCTGAGGCATCAGAGTCATCTGGGGCTGCAGCTTTGCGAATTGGTTTTTATTCACGATGAAGGACTGAGCGGGCCTCAGACTGATCTGCAAGACAAATGCACCAAGTTGTTATGATTTTAAACCTAACCCCAGTTGAAAATGCTAGATTTTCTAGCCAATGCAAGAGTCAATACCTCATCAGCATTGAGCTTTCCTTTCTTGCTGAACCTTGGAGCCACATCCTTTGACTGTACCTGTGCCGAGTGATTTGGTTTATGGCTGAAAACCGGTGAATTCTGCCCctttagagagagagagagaaaaaaaacatgcttaaaaaaaagttCATAATTGCTGTTCACTATGAATGGTAATTAATAAAAGCTACAAGTTTTACCTGGTTTGGCTTTATGAATGGTTTGATTCCCGGTTCAAACTGAGTCTGGTGTGAAGCATTGCCGTTTCCCATATGGCCATTGAATAATGGACTCGCACGATGACGACATATGGTGGGGGAGTAATGGTCTTGAATTACTCCTGGACCAGTTCCAATGCCAATCCCTGTTCAAAACAAGACAACAAATTGTGTTCAGATATTTTTATGACTTCAGGAGGTAATAAGACTTTCTAACAGTGTACAAATGGCCAACATACCTGGTAGTTGTCCAAACATGTCAGCCAGCCCACCAAGAGGTTCCCTCTCAGATCTCCTTGTTTGAAGGAAGACGTTGTGGTCTGGGAAGAAGTCATTCCTCATCACATCAGCGGAGAGTGGAATGAACACACCCAAATCCTATAaagcacaaactttagttaGTTTGTGAAAAATCCTGAAGTTGGTGAGCGAATTACTAAGCCAATGTGTCGCTAGCAAACAGCCCATGTTAACCAACCTTTACTGCATCCTGGCGAACTTGGTTGATGGTCTTTGGCCCGTTGTCAACATAAGCTTTGCGAGGAATCCAGTTATTGTCTCGCAGCTCCACCATGTTCTGCAACAGGAAGCGAATCCTCGACGGCAATTCATTGTTGTTCATTAAGGATTGCATGCGTCCAAAGTACTGATCAATCAGGGACTGGGGGGagagaaattaaaatgttacaatacaacttttaaaaacaaagaaatcaacATGCTTGTTGAACTTGTTTGAGATAACCCACCTTGGCCTTTTCATGATCAATTTTGGGTCCCACGGTTTTCATTATTTGACAGAGGCATTCCAAATCTTCACCCATATCCTTAAgttggactctcttcttcttctccaaaAGCTAAAAAACATAAGTCATCCATCTGATTCAAGaataaaaagggaaacattGCATCatataaaaactgttaaaacttaCTGTTTTGATGCACTTGTGAAGAATGGATTCGTGGATAAGATTGAGTTTGCCAAGTTCTCCGATGAATTTGATGTTACCCAGCATCTTGATCTTTGCAATAGCacgctgctcctcctcctcagagGTGAGTGGGTCGTCATGTTTGTCAAAAACTACAGACAAagaattttttttatacatggGAAAATGGGTTTCATAATATACATGTATAAAACCAAGATTTACTCACCATCAACATTCCTGGCACGATTTTCAAATTCATCTTGGAGTTTAGAGATCAGAAGCCTTCTAAAGgtctataaaaaagaaaaataaaaatacatatggGAACTCCAACACACCTTACAGTATACCAGTGTAAatcatgttttaaaagaaaaacctaCAGTATTAAGCTTTTGATTTCCTTGACTTTCTGTTGATGGGCCCTCAAAGTTGGGTGCATCCTCTGCCAGACGAAGACATAGTTGTGCATAAAGCTGGCTGTACTTGGGCTCTTCAAGGGCCTTGTCAAcaatcttaaaataaatatagaaacatAATACATATCAGTGGTTAAGCATGTCTTAGAGAATACATCAATACAATAAACAAGAATATTTACCAACAAGACAACTCCTTTTAGGACAGGTTTTGAATCCAAGCCCACATTGAGGAGCTCCAGGCACAGTTTGTCAAACTTTTCAGGGGTCAACTTATTAAGTATGCTGgggaacaaaacacacacacgtatacatatataaataaaaaaataaaataaaacacccaACATGAAGACATGCTTATAATTTCAAAGCTGTTATAATTTGATGGGTCCAGATGTCAACTTACCCTCTTACTTTCCTGAAGATTGCATCATCTTGCCCTTTCTCACTGGAGGAATTGGCATCTCGTCTAGTGCTTCGTGAAGGAATCCATCTCTGAACGCCAGGACCTGGGGTTTTCCCCAGGAACTCGCTGTTATAGAACAAACATGGTCAGCATcacaatataaaaacagaaaaataaatctttaagcaTTTTACTTTGACTCAGAGAGTGAGCCTGGTTACATCTACATGTCAGATGTTTAAGATTTACATATCTTGCAATGATATAAACTAACCCTCCTTTAGTATAAACCAGTGCAAATGTTTAGATACCACTTTCAAATGTTATGGTTGCTAAGTAAATAGAAAAGTCACCTGTTGCAGACAGTCTTGGGATAGTGCTGAGCGGcacccccacctcctccccctacactgtaaaaaaaaaaaaaagaattcaacATCACAGAAAGGTGGGCTTAACATGCTTTTTAGGTCGAGGAACAGAGAATCAGGACAAGTCAGTGTGATTTAATGTTAATGCCCAGTACCTGAAACGAGAAGGTCCCCCTGGTGCGACGACAC is from Girardinichthys multiradiatus isolate DD_20200921_A chromosome 4, DD_fGirMul_XY1, whole genome shotgun sequence and encodes:
- the ctr9 gene encoding RNA polymerase-associated protein CTR9 homolog → MSRGSIEIPLRDTDEVIELDFDQLPEGDEVISILKQEHTQLHIWIALALEYYKQGKTEDFVKLLEAARIDGNLDYRDHEKDQMTCLDTLAAYYVQQARKEKNKDAKKELITQATLLYTMADKIIMYDQNHLLGRACFCLLEGDKMDQADAQFHFVLNQSTNNIPALLGKACISFNKKDYKGALAYYKKALRTNPGCPAEVRLGMGHCFVKLNKLEKARLAFGRALELNSKCVGALVGLAVLELNNKDSESIKNGVQLLSRAYTIDPSNPMVLNHLANHFFFKKDYSKVQHLALHAFHNTEVEAMQAESCYQLARSFHVQEDYDQAFQYYYQATQFASSTFVLPFFGLGQMYVYRRDKENAAQCFEKVLKTYPNNYETMKILGSLYATSDDQEKRDIAKGHLKKVTEQYPDDVEAWIELAQILEQTDIQGALSAYGTATRILQEKVQADVPPEILNNLGALHFRLGNLGEAKKYFLASLDRAKAEGEHDEHYYNAISVTTSYNLARLYEAMCEFHEAEKLYKNILREHPNYVDCYLRLGAMARDKGNFYEASDWFKEALQINQDHPDAWSLIGNLHIAKQEWGPGQKKFERILKQPSTQNDTYSMLALGNVWLQTLHQPTRDREKEKRHQDRALAIYKQVLRNDAKNLYAANGIGAVLAHKGYFREARDVFAQVREATAEISDVWLNLAHIYVEQKQYISAVQMYENCLKKFYKYQNTEVLLYLARALFKCGKLQDCKQMLLKARHVAPSDTVLMFNVALVLQRLATLVLKDEKSNLKAVLSAVKELELAHRSFSYLSKAGDKMRFDLALAASEARQCSDLLSQAQYHVARARKQDEEEKELRAKQEQERDLLRQQMLKEQEERQKREADEQKKLLEQRALFVEKTKNLLTFVEGPKESTKEKKKGGGGGGSRRKKGGDVDDFVNDDSDEDLPVKKKKRRKSSGSEQEDGEEGEKKKKRRRRPAKGGDDSDDEEGSSRPKKQRKPKEGRRKIEKQLPERMPPSLKGKIKSKAIISSSESSSDEDGLKIAEDRNRDSGSGSEDEGGHRKRIASDSGSDGGRNRSGSEAGSPRRSVGSDDESGSDRPVKKRRVQRQSDSEQSDNESKRSQSGSDDESRAASPAAASDRGSEPGSDNEGFPQHSDNGSEQEGSNNDDSD
- the eif4g2a gene encoding eukaryotic translation initiation factor 4 gamma 2a, yielding MAEVNWYTRINVGGGGGGAAQHYPKTVCNSEFLGKTPGPGVQRWIPSRSTRRDANSSSEKGQDDAIFRKVRGILNKLTPEKFDKLCLELLNVGLDSKPVLKGVVLLIVDKALEEPKYSQLYAQLCLRLAEDAPNFEGPSTESQGNQKLNTTFRRLLISKLQDEFENRARNVDVFDKHDDPLTSEEEEQRAIAKIKMLGNIKFIGELGKLNLIHESILHKCIKTLLEKKKRVQLKDMGEDLECLCQIMKTVGPKIDHEKAKSLIDQYFGRMQSLMNNNELPSRIRFLLQNMVELRDNNWIPRKAYVDNGPKTINQVRQDAVKDLGVFIPLSADVMRNDFFPDHNVFLQTRRSEREPLGGLADMFGQLPGIGIGTGPGVIQDHYSPTICRHRASPLFNGHMGNGNASHQTQFEPGIKPFIKPNQGQNSPVFSHKPNHSAQVQSKDVAPRFSKKGKLNADEISLRPAQSFIVNKNQFAKLQPQMTLMPQAGSPIGQLGLKNNPPPIQEKPAKSNKKAPPTKEELHKMIDTLMTDYLNGKNIDEAVRAAKEAKAPKYFLSEMLNKMILFSLERSDEDRENASKLIHALSTEGLISRESLLPAFLRILDQCPKIEEEIPLVKSYLAQFAARAILAELVGIDDLAHQLENGAHFPLFLLCLQQMVKLKDRDWLADLFQQSKLNMQKMLPEIDQNKDRMLEILEGKGLSFLFPLMKLEKELLKQIKVDPSPQSIYKWIKDNISPKLHTDKGFVNILVTSLLQYVAYEINPDDDEEQLAAPSKEQLDEEKQLLLSFKPVLQKFLHDHINLQVSALYALQVHCNTKSFPKGMLLRYFVNLYDMEIVEEEAFLSWKEDVTEEYPGKGKALFQVNQWLTWLETAEEEESEDEDY